One Ascaphus truei isolate aAscTru1 chromosome 9, aAscTru1.hap1, whole genome shotgun sequence genomic region harbors:
- the PPP1R12B gene encoding protein phosphatase 1 regulatory subunit 12B isoform X4 yields MSSLFNRSKDFTRARKSQPDSPPSSPSPTAKTLRHERLARLDSGGSSLSSTDSTSDRAAVRVSAYTRRENRLASLGSKTEEEAEKDFKKLYESAFCENEKLKTNLRDAQLELADIKSKLERVVKRQDKSSSQAGLLEAEKREKRVLERRMSEMEDDLKVLTDLKCDNQRLKDENGALIRVISKLSK; encoded by the exons ATGTCGTCGCTGTTTAACCGCTCAAAAGATTTCACACGGGCGCGGAAATCACAGCCTGACTCTCCGCCCTCCTCCCCTTCACCGACGGCAAAGACGCTGCGT CATGAAAGATTGGCTAG GTTGGACTCCGGAGGCTCCAGTCTCAGCTCTACGGACTCTACCAGCGACCGAGCCGCTGTAAGAGTGAGCGCTTACACCCGCAGGGAGAACCGGTTGGCATCACTCGGGAGCAAGACAGAGGAGGAAGCAGAGAAAGACTTCAAAAAG CTGTACGAGAGCGCCTTCTGTGAGAACGAGAAGCTGAAGACCAACCTGCGTGATGCTCAGCTAGAGCTGGCGGACATCAAGTCCAAGCTGGAGAGAGTCGTGAAG AGGCAGGACAAGTCATCGAGTCAGGCTGGGCTTCTGGAGGCAGAGAAAAGG GAGAAGCGAGTGTTGGAGCGCAGGATGTCTGAGATGGAGGATGATCTCAAG GTTCTCACCGACCTGAAATGTGACAACCAGCGTCTGAAAGATGAAAATGGTGCATTGATCAGAGTAATCAGCAAACTCTCCAAGTGA
- the PPP1R12B gene encoding protein phosphatase 1 regulatory subunit 12B isoform X5, with amino-acid sequence MLHERLARLDSGGSSLSSTDSTSDRAAVRVSAYTRRENRLASLGSKTEEEAEKDFKKLYESAFCENEKLKTNLRDAQLELADIKSKLERVVKRQDKSSSQAGLLEAEKREKRVLERRMSEMEDDLKVLTDLKCDNQRLKDENGALIRVISKLSK; translated from the exons ATGCTG CATGAAAGATTGGCTAG GTTGGACTCCGGAGGCTCCAGTCTCAGCTCTACGGACTCTACCAGCGACCGAGCCGCTGTAAGAGTGAGCGCTTACACCCGCAGGGAGAACCGGTTGGCATCACTCGGGAGCAAGACAGAGGAGGAAGCAGAGAAAGACTTCAAAAAG CTGTACGAGAGCGCCTTCTGTGAGAACGAGAAGCTGAAGACCAACCTGCGTGATGCTCAGCTAGAGCTGGCGGACATCAAGTCCAAGCTGGAGAGAGTCGTGAAG AGGCAGGACAAGTCATCGAGTCAGGCTGGGCTTCTGGAGGCAGAGAAAAGG GAGAAGCGAGTGTTGGAGCGCAGGATGTCTGAGATGGAGGATGATCTCAAG GTTCTCACCGACCTGAAATGTGACAACCAGCGTCTGAAAGATGAAAATGGTGCATTGATCAGAGTAATCAGCAAACTCTCCAAGTGA